In a single window of the Botrytis cinerea B05.10 chromosome 12, complete sequence genome:
- the Bctao3 gene encoding Bctao3, translating to MTSSPDYRAEGITENFSPIDIDVTTYPATLKRSHTANSRSVVHSREPSSNQSFFAGLKAAFSESPSQPANLSPRLYAGSTRGGSIDADAKSHHRNTSIVNGIQRSRNGSFGSSSTSPLSPQIIAAAGGDWTDASVMGDSNFSSSASSMTSGTSFSSNTTFVPSRSPSAAENAPSGNTQRNMERGNSNSGRSRRSHAHHHSHSRHHKDELKTVGEYALHVLFTSFIAQAEEKISQCVTLPLDPEPQIEHICGMGVDPAFDQLISALGHIASQKPKPLIDSMMLWRKNKSDAANEARIQLQQSRGNLLPGQLPRRNTEPPHMHQDDLMAGLPTIAARQEFVAQAERRSTASIFILCRVLMEVIGQSTLARITPEMEEKLEGIIFGQLKIADADQLSTSPLKMANWFLFSQLLGVMAEINFDSVTDRFIADLEKSQKDLVIKSPVNRDIEGRMVLVLGGMKHIRLKAYPEEAWDQSCDFMINLGKFFLKSHGQQLKYAYCMALEILLLPIAATANTELNMPKWTEVLATIGPRLASMFIKPRHWAVAFPLTATLLCVSPTDTFSTQWLQLVLPLQTKMKEPRTRPICLQVISRLLWTYLHRTNETTNVTIKKLEDVMRLVLPPGKKSYISTDSSIIEPLIQIIRIIGFKYQDFCFRTIVFPLINADLFASGRELKVEQLEPEKMVVGIRAFLAIMSDLEKGEQGCPPFPQHYSQLPVFERMPTSPIMTAPRSPITPSLVVPNREERLSRPVITNALGDVAREYYAKFCEILGKITIICDNTFGGQAVLDEKFNGPIPKTPLAESFNFRRDDHLTPSEQKQGFYELLHVAVQALPRCLSADIPFNILVNLLCTGTAHVQYNIAESSAQSLKSIARQSHAQPVTIGFARFIFTFDDRYSTMSDGGMLGPGHIENTLKLYVELLQIWIEEIKNKMKDAALDISEDGSADKRGVQLDLSGIWAHVDEVESHGLFFLCSQSRRVRAFAVTVLRLITEFDTALGKDNGRLIHILEGDAKGVMDFNDETLSVAERSRLQRGLQKTDLSERNESDLIELCSSDVSYDTTLWFKIFPNLIRISYDRCPFAVTLGRELICNRILQMYRGILVLSEANRGPQYGYDTGSGRLLSRSSTTPPEVLIEQWKLYLIVACTTLSDKGGQQQSSPPITQHYRKGSKPSQTLEKITSARILFKYLIPLLSVGPASIRDAVVVALGAININIYKTLLEELQGVVSRCNDDARARIHQRSSSGPRRNRRTDLLRTEVTHVYKLTASFLKEKEVYEDDWILNNLVIYTKDLKIFLMDGDVQLDWEFQKLRRHYCGLMEELFEGINLTKDPSRWMTFESRKSSFALMEDWCGYSPNQNQIRQREDNMRQSMINQQSLGERGVVTAAMEIEKRNLRTAALSAMAALCGGRVSITTESGANLQFDIRRMLSWVDTIFNTGSDRMHVIGRRALKNLIVHNKEFPYLLEHSITRCYLAEAAKVLQSYFGVVTEVLIEYPDYPMPFWRLLGIGLYTLGSELGDIRIKSARILRALEERQQRSSKIQDFDISISDKTKAVYKLAQFEISKRLSTNHSELAFMIFSEFTMYFKELQAGPQRNMVAAILPWIQIIELQLDPNGGPTAQSYVLLANLFEITIRCSSTLHNEVQALWQALATGPHAGNVQLVLDFIMSLCLDRREQNFVEYAKQIVVFLSSTPAGGKVVEFLLMQITPKAMVPNEKREFLPPPPDVGKLPYMAELSEALPIGNKQTGLSLGQLSLILLVDLMVSPVQLVADNVPLLLQVVAVLWDHYIPLVQEQAREMLIHLIHELVISQIDDESTNPSKNSIEDFIESIRRHDPKVIWHYDDNSGKVYDQENKVPPGMELLTSEVVRDFEVKYPGIQEQWAKLSLTWATSCPVRHLACRSFQVFRCTLTSLDQSMLADMLIRLSNTIADLENSTQLFSIEILTTLRTLIRKLQPADLLTFPQLFWTTCACLDTINEQEFLEAGHMLEELLAKLDLDDPSVRDLLAEGRPTNWEGSFGGVQALVYKGVRSSACLDMTLATLNKLITLPSDELIGDDSRLLFAVLANFPGFLNAMDQPNIDQKSIQTAEILAGVAEAQGCSTISRALIGFAGSRYRSSKDFLAQLVSALRESFFPKWEFRSLTFVMGSLTNSIPWFKLKTMRILCAIIPDIDMKKSEIASHGPDLISPLLRLLQTEFCMEALEVLDKIMTMTGTPMDKHHLRMSMTRSSSRAMRKEYDNTQSLFGIPEDSGWSIPMPAKQASITRSNVHAVFYMCQSTKNTDHEVAATPDVEFHVDDFQYGYFPQPERTETMMSDEARGDGNIGDLMMKLDSLDDFFEDSLQSPTSDGRSSRTITEVGFSGENFDSAAAQLYDEQTLPILHQSLTHSATNSTFQNGFADLRPTRESNNAMTPAAFNLVPTSRPSLHARALTSPSTSSGHPSITYMSDDDFSEDVFSDGEEDRATASGEGSFFLENMIKPLAAGTRLGMRRLTGGRSRDNERFRESLRAERRGISQPPRSPRVPKVPTAYLQPQKPLSPEEGL from the exons TTTGGGAGTTCATCTACTAGCCCGCTGAGCCCGCAGATAATTGCTGCTGCAGGTGGAGATTGGACAGATGCATCGGTCATGGGCGATTCGAATTTCTCCTCCAGCGCATCCAGCATGACCAGCGGCACTTCTTTTAGCTCGAATACAACTTTTGTACCCTCCCGGAGCCCTTCAGCGGCCGAAAATGCGCCATCAGGCAACACGCAGAGAAATATGGAGCGTGGTAATAGTAATAGTGGGAGGAGTCGTAGAAGCCATGCGCATCATCATTCCCATTCAAGACATCATAAGGACGAGTTGAAAACTGTTGGCGAGTATGCTCTGCATGTCTTGTTCACTTCA TTTATTGCACAAGCAGAGGAAAAGATATCACAGTGTGTTACTTTACCACTGGACCCAGAACCTCAAATTGAACATATATGCGGAATGGGAGTAGACCCCGCATTTGATCAACTGATTTCTGCTTTGGGTCACATCGCAAGCCAAAAACCTAAGCCTCTCATTGATTCCATGATGCTATGGCGGAAAAACAAGAGCGATGCTGCCAATGAGGCTAGGATTCAGCTTCAACAG TCTCGCGGCAATTTGCTCCCAGGCCAACTCCCTCGGAGGAACACTGAGCCGCCTCATATGCATCAAGACGATCTAATGGCTGGTCTGCCAACTATCGCTGCACGGCAGGAGTTTGTCGCACAAGCAGAACGACGCTCAACAGCTTCAATATTTATACTGTGCCGAGTCTTGATGGAAGTCATTGGCCAAAGTACCTTGGCTCGCATAACTCCtgagatggaagaaaagcTAGAAGGCATTATTTTCGGACAGCTGAAGATCGCCGACGCAGATCAACTGAGTACTTCACCTCTCAAGATGGCCAACTGGTTCTTATTCAGTCAATTGCTTGGCGTTATGGCTGAGATCAATTTCGATAGTGTCACTGATCGCTTCATAGCAGACCTCGAGAAGTCGCAGAAGGATCTAGTGATCAAAAGTCCGGTAAATAGGGATATCGAAGGGCGAATGGTTTTAGTTCTCGGTGGTATGAAGCATATTCGTCTCAAAGCATATCCTGAGGAAGCGTGGGACCAATCTTGCGATTTCATGATCAATCTTGGTAAATTCTTTCTGAAATCTCATGGGCAACAACTGAAATACGCCTATTGTATGGCGCTTGAAATACTTCTTTTGCCAATTGCTGCCACAGCAAATACGGAACTCAACATGCCAAAGTGGACTGAAGTATTAGCAACCATAGGTCCTAGACTGGCTTCGATGTTCATTAAACCTCGTCACTGGGCTGTTGCGTTTCCTTTGACAGCGACTTTGCTCTGCGTTTCCCCCACAGATACCTTCTCAACACAATGGCTTCAGCTAGTATTACCCCTGCAGACAAAAATGAAGGAACCAAGAACTAGACCCATTTGTCTACAGGTGATATCAAGGCTTCTCTGGACCTATTTACATCGCACAAACGAAACTACAAACGTCACAATCAAAAAGCTAGAAGATGTTATGAGACTCGTATTACCTCCTGGCAAGAAGTCCTACATCTCAACGGATTCATCAATCATCGAACCGTTAATCCAGATCATACGCATCATTGGTTTTAAGTATCAGGATTTCTGTTTCCGGACAATAGTCTTCCCCTTAATCAATGCAGATTTATTCGCTTCTGGGCGGGAACTGAAAGTCGAACAGTTAGAACCAGAAAAAATGGTTGTAGGGATCCGAGCTTTCCTTGCCATCATGTCAGATCTAGAGAAGGGCGAACAAGGTTGCCCACCATTTCCACAGCACTATTCACAGTTGCCGGTGTTCGAAAGAATGCCGACTTCACCTATCATGACAGCACCTCGCAGCCCCATTACCCCGTCTCTAGTAGTCCCCAACCGCGAAGAAAGACTCTCGCGACCCGTAATTACTAATGCACTTGGTGATGTTGCCAGAGAATATTACGCAAAGTTTTGTGAAATTCTAGGAAAAATTACTATCATCTGCGACAATACTTTTGGGGGTCAAGCCGTGTTGGACGAAAAATTCAATGGACCCATACCCAAAACCCCACTGGCTGAGAGCTTCAACTTTCGGCGAGACGACCACCTAACTCCATCAGAGCAAAAACAAGGATTCTATGAGCTATTGCATGTTGCAGTGCAAGCATTACCTAGGTGTTTATCGGCCGATATACCATTTAACATTCTCGTGAATCTCCTCTGCACCGGCACCGCTCACGTGCAGTATAACATTGCAGAGTCATCCGCACAGTCTTTGAAGTCGATTGCTAGACAGTCTCACGCTCAGCCGGTTACTATTGGGTTTGCTCGATTCATCTTCACTTTTGATGACAGATATTCTACTATGTCTGATGGTGGTATGCTTGGTCCAGGACACATCGAGAATACTCTGAAGCTTTATGTGGAGCTACTTCAGATCtggattgaagaaatcaaaaataaaatgaaagacGCTGCATTAGATATCTCAGAAGATGGGTCTGCTGATAAGAGGGGCGTTCAACTAGATCTATCTGGGATCTGGGCACATGTTGACGAGGTTGAATCGCATggcttgttcttcttgtgtTCGCAGTCAAGGCGAGTACGTGCGTTTGCGGTTACCGTCTTGCGTCTAATCACAGAATTTGACACTGCTTTGGGTAAGGACAATGGTCGATTGATACATATCCTTGAAGGGGATGCCAAAGGGGTAATGGATTTCAATGACGAGACCTTGTCTGTTGCAGAGCGAAGTAGACTACAACGTGGCTTACAGAAGACAGACCTGTCAGAAAGAAACGAGAGTGATTTGATTGAGCTTTGCAGCAGCGATGTCTCTTATGACACCACTCTATGgttcaaaatctttccaaaTTTAATACGAATCAGTTACGATCGTTGCCCATTCGCCGTGACGCTGGGACGGGAGCTAATATGCAATCGGATTCTTCAGATGTACAGAGGTATCCTTGTATTGTCGGAAGCAAATCGTGGCCCGCAATACGGCTATGACACTGGTAGCGGCCGTTTATTGTCGAGGTCATCAACCACTCCACCAGAAGTACTGATTGAACAGTGGAAGCTTTATCTTATCGTTGCATGTACCACACTCTCTGACAAGGGTGGCCAACAACAATCATCGCCGCCAATAACGCAACACTATCGAAAGGGATCAAAGCCAAGTCAAACATTGGAAAAAATCACCTCCGCAAGGATCCTCTTCAAGTATCTCATTCCGTTACTCTCCGTGGGCCCAGCTTCAATTCGAGATGCAGTGGTTGTGGCACTTGGAGCgatcaatattaatatatataagacACTACTAGAAGAACTACAAGGCGTAGTAAGCCGATGCAATGATGACGCACGCGCTCGTATTCACCAACGAAGTTCTAGTGGCCCTAGACGAAACAGGAGAACTGATTTGCTAAGAACTGAAGTTACTCATGTATACAAATTAACAGCTTCGTTcttgaaagagaaggaggTTTACGAAGACGATTGGATTCTAAACAACCTTGTTATCTACACAAAGGACCTGAAGATTTTCCTGATGGACGGAGATGTTCAACTGGATTGGGAGTTCCAAAAGCTCCGTCGTCACTACTGTGGATTAATGGAAGAACTCTTTGAGGGCATCAATCTTACCAAAGACCCTTCTCGGTGGATGACATTCGAGTCTAGGAAGTCTTCCTTTGCGCTTATGGAGGACTGGTGCGGCTATTCCCCTAACCAGAACCAAATACGACAGCGAGAGGACAATATGAGACAATCTATGATCAACCAACAATCACTCGGTGAACGGGGAGTTGTAACGGCTGCCATGGAAATCGAAAAAAGGAACCTTCGGACCGCAGCTCTTAGCGCAATGGCTGCATTGTGCGGAGGTCGTGTCAGCATAACAACAGAAAGTGGAGCCAATCTGCAATTCGATATTCGACGCATGCTCTCATGGGTAGATACGATATTCAACACTGGCAGTGATCGGATGCATGTCATTGGGCGACGAGCTTTGAAAAACTTGATAGTACACAACAAGGAATTTCCCTACCTCCTAGAGCATTCTATCACTAGGTGTTATCTTGCGGAAGCAGCCAAAGTACTCCAGAGCTATTTTGGAGTTGTGACCGAGGTACTAATTGAGTATCCAGACTATCCAATGCCCTTTTGGAGATTGCTAGGTATTGGACTTTACACACTTGGAAGCGAATTGGGCGATATCCGCATCAAGTCTGCCCGTATACTTCGTGCTTTAGAAGAGAGACAGCAAAGAAGCTCTAAAATACAAGACTTTGACATCAGCATTTCAGATAAAACAAAAGCGGTGTACAAGCTCGCTCAATTCGAAATTTCGAAGCGATTGTCAACTAACCATTCCGAATTGGCATTTATGATTTTCTCTGAGTTCACTATGTATTTCAAAGAGCTGCAGGCTGGACCACAAAGAAACATGGTTGCCGCCATTCTGCCATGGATTCAAATTATAGAACTGCAATTGGATCCGAATGGCGGGCCAACTGCGCAATCGTATGTTTTATTGGCAAATCTGTTTGAGATAACGATTAGATGCAGTAGCACTCTTCACAATGAAGTACAGGCTTTGTGGCAGGCGCTTGCCACAGGTCCTCATGCTGGGAATGTTCAATTAGTACTAGATTTCATCATGTCATTGTGTCTCGACAGGCGAGAACAAAATTTTGTGGAGTATGCAAAGCAAATTGTAGTATTCTTGTCCAGCACTCCTGCTGGAGGTAAAGTCGTGGAGTTTTTGTTGATGCAGATCACACCGAAAGCTATGGTCCCCAATGAGAAACGCGAATTTTTGCCACCTCCGCCTGATGTTGGAAAGCTGCCGTATATGGCAGAACTCTCGGAGGCGTTGCCAATTGGAAATAAACAAACAGGACTCTCATTGGGTCAACTGTCTCTCATACTACTCGTCGATTTGATGGTATCACCTGTTCAGCTCGTGGCAGACAACGTTCCCCTTCTTTTGCAAGTAGTGGCTGTCCTTTGGGATCATTATATACCACTGGTTCAAGAACAAGCTCGAGAAATGTTGATTCATCTGATACATGAGCTGGTGATTTCTCAGATTGATGACGAGAGTACTAACCCAAGTAAGAATTCAATCGAAGATTTCATCGAATCAATTCGGCGTCATGATCCTAAAGTTATCTGGCATTACGACGATAACAGCGGCAAGGTATACGACCAAGAGAACAAAGTTCCTCCAGGCATGGAGCTTCTCACCAGTGAGGTGGTGAGGGATTTCGAAGTGAAATATCCTGGCATACAAGAGCAGTGGGCCAAATTATCGTTGACTTGGGCAACTTCTTGTCCTGTCCGACATCTTGCATGCCGATCATTTCAGGTCTTCCGATGCACTCTCACTTCACTCGACCAGTCTATGCTTGCTGATATGTTGATAAGACTTTCAAATACCATTGCCGACTTGGAAAACTCTACCCAATTATTTTCTATTGAGATACTCACGACATTGCGGACGCTCATTCGTAAACTCCAGCCTGCCGACTTGCTCACTTTCCCTCAACTTTTCTGGACAACATGTGCTTGTCTGGATACGATAAATGAACAAGAATTTCTAGAAGCTGGTCATATGCTCGAAGAACTCCTGGCAAAACTTGATCTGGATGATCCCTCGGTTAGAGATTTACTTGCTGAAGGAAGACCTACAAATTGGGAGGGTTCTTTCGGAGGAGTCCAAGCTTTGGTTTACAAGGGTGTTCGTTCATCTGCCTGTCTTGACATGACACTCGCAACTCTCAATAAGCTCATTACACTGCCGAGTGACGAGCTCATTGGAGACGACAGTCGATTGTTGTTTGCGGTGTTGGCTAACTTCCCTGGCTTTCTAAATGCTATGGACCAACCAAATATTGATCAGAAGAGCATACAAACTGCTGAGATTCTCGCGGGTGTTGCAGAGGCACAAGGCTGTAGCACTATCTCGCGGGCTCTTATTGGGTTCGCTGGGTCGCGTTACCGTTCTAGCAAAGATTTCCTGGCGCAACTGGTTTCTGCTCTTCGCGAGTCTTTCTTCCCAAAATGGGAATTCCGTAGTTTGACATTCGTCATGGGTTCTTTAACGAATAGCATACCGTGGTTTAAGTTAAAGACGATGCGCATTTTATGTGCTATCATTCCTGACATCGACATGAAAAAGTCGGAGATTGCTTCTCATGGGCCTGATCTTATCTCGCCCCTCCTAAGACTGCTTCAAACAGAGTTTTGTATGGAAGCTCTTGAAGTACTAGACAAGATCATGACCATGACTGGGACTCCGATGGACAAGCACCATTTACGTATGAGCATGACGAGATCCTCTTCAAGGGCGATGAGGAAAGAATATGACAACACTCAGAGTCTCTTTGGTATCCCAGAAGATTCCGGCTGGTCAATTCCCATGCCTGCGAAACAAGCTAGTATCACAAGATCTAATGTTCATGCTGTATTTTACATGTGCCAGAGTACTAAGAATACGGATCATGAAGTTGCCGCAACCCCAGATGTGGAATTTCATGTGGATGACTTCCAATACGGTTATTTCCCGCAACCTGAGAGAACTGAGACTATGATGTCGGACGAGGCTCGAGGCGATGGCAATATTGGTGACCTTATGATGAAGCTGGACAGCTTGGACGACTTCTTTGAAGATAGCTTGCAGAGTCCCACTAGTGATGGCAGGTCCTCAAGAACCATTACAGAAGTTGGGTTTTCGGGCGAAAACTTCGATTCCGCTGCGGCTCAATTATATGACGAACAAACTTTACCTATTCTTCATCAGTCTCTCACTCATTCAGCAACCAATTCTACGTTTCAAAATGGCTTTGCTGATTTGCGGCCAACGCGGGAATCAAATAACGCCATGACCCCGGCTGCTTTCAATCTCGTCCCTACCTCTCGACCGAGTTTACACGCGCGTGCTTTGACATCACCTTCGACATCATCAGGCCATCCCAGTATAACTTACATGTCAGATGATGACTTCAGCGAAGATGTTTTCTCAGATGGTGAAGAGGACCGTGCAACAGCATCAGGGGAAGGGTCGTTTTTCCTTGAGAATATGATCAAGCCCCTCGCAGCCGGTACCAGATTAGGCATGCGACGACTCACTGGAGGCAGATCACGAGACAATGAACGTTTTCGAGAAAGCCTACGAGCAGAAAGGAGAGGTATCTCACAACCTCCTCGGTCGCCACGAGTTCCCAAAGTCCCTACCGCGTATCTTCAGCCGCAAAAACCCTTGAGCCCAGAAGAGGGTTTGTAA